A part of Candidatus Delongbacteria bacterium genomic DNA contains:
- a CDS encoding transglycosylase SLT domain-containing protein gives MKYFIIVGMFLFFAFAEESDVYKEYMKNANQEREQYNENVMKERKEWEDYVQKERKQWAELVGNVRKQWGDFVPTTNKVWSDYSKDFSSHSKVDFENDLIEIEVLMDSDENPDTKLNSRFEEMMKEEDPYTKKPILENQISENGKIVEKRNTKEVIASKKKKEEIVVGDDGRARKKYTVSIQMAPNSLKERAERYLPIVKKYSETYKLDPALVMAFIHTESAFNPKAYSRRPDGTPMACGLMQLIPTQAARDAHNALYGKDVIVKPEFLFDPDENIKMGTWYINNLKKWWNKKVDNLSEVKNEYLTVSSYNQGMGTIYKRFKANDLGSKSEDSTYKILNTDPQISKEGRDYIERVIDRRKLYR, from the coding sequence ATGAAATACTTCATAATTGTTGGAATGTTCCTATTTTTTGCTTTTGCAGAAGAATCCGACGTGTACAAAGAGTACATGAAAAATGCAAATCAGGAAAGAGAACAATATAATGAAAATGTAATGAAGGAAAGAAAAGAGTGGGAGGATTACGTACAAAAAGAGCGTAAGCAATGGGCTGAGCTGGTTGGAAATGTTCGTAAACAATGGGGAGATTTTGTACCAACTACTAACAAAGTATGGTCTGATTACTCAAAGGATTTTAGTTCACATTCGAAAGTTGATTTTGAAAATGATCTAATTGAGATTGAAGTATTGATGGATAGTGATGAAAATCCTGATACAAAACTTAATTCACGATTTGAAGAGATGATGAAGGAGGAAGACCCTTATACAAAAAAACCGATTTTGGAAAATCAGATCAGCGAAAACGGGAAAATTGTTGAAAAAAGGAATACAAAAGAGGTGATTGCTTCAAAAAAGAAAAAAGAAGAAATTGTTGTTGGTGATGATGGTAGAGCAAGAAAAAAGTATACTGTTTCAATACAGATGGCTCCAAATTCACTAAAAGAGAGAGCTGAAAGATATTTACCAATAGTTAAAAAATACTCTGAAACATATAAATTAGATCCAGCTTTAGTTATGGCCTTTATTCATACAGAATCAGCGTTTAATCCAAAAGCCTATTCCCGCAGACCTGATGGAACTCCCATGGCATGTGGTCTTATGCAATTGATTCCAACTCAAGCAGCTAGGGATGCTCACAATGCTCTTTATGGTAAAGATGTTATTGTAAAACCAGAGTTTCTATTTGATCCTGATGAGAACATTAAAATGGGGACTTGGTATATCAATAATTTAAAAAAATGGTGGAATAAAAAAGTCGATAACCTGAGTGAAGTTAAAAACGAGTATCTTACTGTAAGTTCTTATAATCAAGGAATGGGTACGATATATAAAAGATTTAAAGCAAATGATCTTGGATCAAAAAGTGAAGATAGTACGTATAAGATTTTAAATACTGATCCTCAAATCAGTAAAGAAGGCAGAGACTATATAGAGCGGGTAATAGATAGAAGAAAATTGTACAGATAG
- a CDS encoding ABC transporter substrate-binding protein, protein MKTLVLFLFVLTTFLYSNTDRIIYEYGRGNYDKVISDTELITDHDKLNGGIKFLYRGLAFFNLKKFNQSVKTFKQFIELYPNSNVRELVLYHLGLAYYGNENYSEALNVFDKLSYSSNSEFAHDSMDFAKRILELKMSSSEMLKIEKSITSRDLQEIIIRNKNSIDILVVLPLSGEYSASGKEILNGLSLCMAEKDSENTKKVKLDVINSESNIVSMVKKFSDKMKSNRYDLIVGELNSDMSAVLTGLADAYHIPVIIPVASQKIIPEISENAFQMNTSSYSMGSRIAEYAIDSLGYKVFATLAPMSNEGKESVNGFVNKVLEKDAQILSSEWYYNSDNLNRQFKRIREMICETDSLDVEKYMSDDSIKYVTVGVVDAFFMPIDFDEMEQVVPQFAYNNFSAKILGTYGWHDDIELYKVRDKVDSLIFADESSYQVNNSAYINFADKYREKYGIAVSRLSIKGYDTGLLLKAIIKSDNADISEFLRSLTVFKGIGGSVLWDENRTNKSVELFRYLKQKGLEKIID, encoded by the coding sequence ATGAAGACTCTTGTATTGTTTCTTTTTGTTTTAACAACTTTTTTATACTCAAATACAGATCGTATAATTTATGAGTATGGCAGAGGTAATTATGATAAAGTTATTTCTGATACTGAATTGATAACCGATCATGATAAATTGAATGGAGGTATAAAATTTCTATATAGAGGTTTGGCATTTTTTAATCTAAAAAAATTCAACCAATCTGTTAAAACTTTCAAGCAGTTCATTGAATTGTATCCAAATAGTAATGTCAGGGAACTTGTTCTTTATCATTTGGGATTAGCATATTATGGTAACGAAAATTATAGTGAAGCATTAAATGTTTTCGATAAGTTGTCTTACTCGTCAAATAGTGAATTCGCTCATGACTCTATGGATTTTGCTAAAAGAATTTTAGAACTGAAGATGTCAAGCTCTGAAATGTTGAAAATTGAAAAAAGCATAACCAGCAGAGATTTACAAGAAATCATCATAAGAAATAAAAACAGTATAGATATACTTGTAGTTTTACCTTTAAGTGGAGAATATTCAGCTTCAGGTAAAGAAATTCTCAATGGTTTATCACTATGTATGGCTGAAAAGGACTCAGAAAATACAAAAAAAGTAAAACTTGATGTTATCAATTCGGAAAGCAACATTGTTTCAATGGTGAAAAAATTTTCCGATAAAATGAAAAGTAATCGATATGATCTTATTGTTGGAGAGCTAAATTCCGACATGTCTGCTGTTTTAACAGGTCTTGCTGATGCCTATCATATCCCAGTAATTATTCCTGTTGCTTCCCAAAAAATAATTCCAGAGATATCAGAAAATGCTTTTCAAATGAACACATCATCTTATTCAATGGGCAGTAGAATAGCTGAATACGCCATTGATTCGCTTGGGTATAAAGTATTTGCCACATTAGCTCCGATGAGTAATGAGGGTAAAGAATCTGTAAATGGCTTTGTAAATAAAGTTCTTGAAAAAGATGCTCAGATTCTATCTTCTGAATGGTATTACAATTCCGACAATTTAAACAGACAGTTTAAAAGGATAAGGGAAATGATTTGTGAAACTGATAGTCTTGATGTCGAAAAATATATGTCAGATGATTCTATAAAATATGTTACTGTAGGTGTTGTAGATGCCTTTTTTATGCCAATAGATTTTGATGAAATGGAGCAGGTTGTTCCTCAATTTGCCTACAACAATTTTAGTGCAAAAATTTTAGGAACTTATGGCTGGCATGATGATATCGAACTATACAAAGTTAGAGATAAAGTTGATAGTTTAATCTTTGCTGATGAAAGCAGTTATCAGGTTAATAATTCAGCCTATATCAATTTTGCTGATAAATACAGAGAAAAATATGGAATCGCAGTTTCCAGGCTTTCCATTAAGGGTTATGATACAGGATTGCTTTTAAAGGCAATTATAAAATCTGACAACGCGGATATTTCCGAGTTTTTAAGGTCTCTCACAGTATTTAAAGGTATTGGAGGCTCTGTTCTTTGGGATGAAAACAGAACAAATAAAAGTGTAGAACTTTTTAGATACTTAAAACAAAAAGGACTCGAAAAAATTATTGATTAA